From a region of the Babylonia areolata isolate BAREFJ2019XMU chromosome 21, ASM4173473v1, whole genome shotgun sequence genome:
- the LOC143296638 gene encoding uncharacterized protein LOC143296638 → MYAEGVPKGTNRLPTKIHTPVSPLLASRPFEILAIDFTRLEPPSDGRESSLVLTDVFSKFIQAISTRNQEASTVAQHPRMRQLVRLHQKPVRLHQKPVRLHQKPVRLRLHQKPVRRLHQKPASAPAPAPEAGAPAPEAGAPAPEAGAPAPAPEASAPAPEASAPAPAPEASAPALEAGAPALEAEAGAEMPVEEQLTIIRSLVEQGLKNYREDIPPPAPTSTPPLAEVSQDAAASAPAPEAAAPAPEAAAPPPEAAAPAPEAAAPALEAEAAAPAPEAAAPAPEAAAPAPEAAAPAPEAAAPAPEAAAPAPEAAAPAPEAGAPALEAEAGAPAPRVCPPASQPPVQLAEMPEEERVTIHRSLVEEGLNYPEGQWSVVNLDGHKNYGRDFLFQLRTREVSHMVPHLSRKCNVPLARQVESKGPQRAQNQPEWQRNNQENVPYIILEARAEVRLHRTENAYKPQFKDPGHNGKKMTTETLLRQVKSILNKLTPEKFDKLVAQAKALTISTWEQLSGVVDLILEKAIAENKFAIQYVQLCEALSKKDVVNKDGKKVTFRWALLTECQKEFEKDKLKEEICRMQKLKQVSSSESEAVLSPEEMTRARDKARHRALGGVYFFGELFNLGLLADQVIHGCLISLLPHRDDQSMECVAKLLSTVGKRLDGPSAKARIDKYIAQLKEVVAEKLKVKDDSEDKARLEKREREWLELQRRTGMLNRDEQIKLERLEREEEKKTPPSPAMAEAEASDKKEDELSDRVKCLVMDVVELRARNWVQSWVKEEFKPTTISDVHQKARDEKEMARYLNSLYRPAPMNGHGGARPKERRPAQNGGANGWNTVRPTRQTIDPTRMTFTKTNVDASNVTLGVTNKFQNWSKGSQGGGCRSQEKKPCSRSSNRFDALNSLRDSDSRRDDRPTPPAGRGRGQGDRHFDRRDGDRDQDYRRAPARPRGEDRDRRGENRDRRGEDRYRDDSRLPPPRFRRENRDRRGEDRYRDDDRLPPPRFRRENRDRRGEDTDLDDFQLAPRSDLYDSLFTRRYSGEDMDSRGEDRNLDDFQLAPRSREDRNLDDYRLAPRSRGEDRNLDDYRLATRSCGEDGERAMANQRSMPGAASMTSSQPFQTTGRSKSDSGGFSTESTRGSIAVGMEPMRMSQDELDRKTRTIVAEFVTNGNFKETQESIAELKNVDYSLLIIGMLEKVMDMKGSDFLQFGQLLLQLVGERIITKEDLIKGICEYLSLAEDLELDMPKVWDYTVDVLSAFRTNPDLAGEILTALMDMPGIETLQGKTGMKKIIHTLHEIVKT, encoded by the exons catCCCAGGATGAGGCAGCTAGTGCGCCTGCACCAGAAGCCAGTGCGCCTGCACCAGAAGCCAGTGCGCCTGCACCAGAAGCCAGTGCGCCTGCGCCTGCACCAGAAGCCAGTGCGCCGCCTGCACCAGAAGCCGGCCAGTGCGCCTGCGCCTGCACCAGAAGCCGGTGCGCCTGCACCAGAAGCCGGTGCGCCTGCACCAGAAGCCGGTGCGCCTGCGCCTGCACCAGAAGCCAGTGCGCCTGCACCAGAAGCCAGTGCGCCTGCGCCTGCACCAGAAGCCAGTGCGCCTGCACTAGAAGCCGGTGCGCCAGCACTAGAGGCAGAGGCCGGTGCCGAGATGCCGGTGGAGGAACAGTTGACCATCATCAGATCTCTTGTCGAACAGGGGTTGAAGAACTATCGGGAAG acattcctccccctgcccccacctccaccccccctctggCTGAGGTGTCCCAGGATGCAGCAGCTAGTGCGCCTGCACCAGAAGCCGCTGCGCCTGCACCAGAAGCCGCTGCGCCTCCACCAGAAGCCGCTGCGCCAGCACCAGAAGCCGCTGCGCCAGCACTAGAGGCAGAGGCCGCTGCGCCTGCACCAGAAGCCGCTGCGCCTGCACCAGAAGCCGCTGCGCCTGCACCAGAAGCCGCTGCGCCAGCACCAGAAGCCGCTGCGCCAGCACCAGAAGCCGCTGCGCCTGCACCAGAAGCCGCTGCGCCAGCACCAGAGGCCGGTGCGCCAGCACTAGAGGCAGAGGCCGGTGCGCCTGCACCCCGTGTGTGTCCCCCCGCCTCTCAGCCCCCCGTGCAGTTAGCCGAGATGCCGGAGGAGGAACGGGTGACCATCCACAGATCTCTTGTCGAAGAGGGGTTGAACTATCCGGAAG GCCAGTGGTCCGTGGTGAACCTGGACGGCCATAAAAATTATGGCCGCGACTTCCTTTTCCAACTGAGGACCAGAGAAGTGTCTCATATGGTTCCACACTTGTCGCGCAAGTGTAACGTCCCTCTCGCT cgcCAAGTGGAGTCGAAAGGTCCCCAGAGGGCCCAGAACCAACCGGAATGGCAGCGCAACAACCAGGAGAATGTGCCGTATATCATTCTCGAGGCGCGCGCAGAGGTCCGCCTGCACAGAACGGAGAACGCCTACAAACCTCAATTCAAGGATCCCGGCCACAACGGGAAGAAGATGACAACTGAG ACCCTGTTGCGGCAGGTGAAGAGCATCCTAAATAAACTGACGCCTGAGAAGTTCGACAAACTGGTGGCCCAGGCCAAGGCCCTGACGATCAGTACGTGGGAGCAGTTGAGTGGCGTGGTCGACCTCATCCTTGAGAAG gCAATAGCTGAGAATAAGTTTGCAATCCAGTATGTCCAGCTGTGCGAAGCGTTGTCGAAGAAG GACGTGGTGAACAAGGATGGCAAAAAGGTGACCTTCCGATGGGCTCTGCTTACTGAATGCCAGAAGGAGTTTGAGAAGGACAAACTGAAGGAGGAGATCTGCAGAATGCAGAAACTGAAGCAGGTGTCGTCCAGTGAG AGTGAGGCCGTGCTGTCTCCGGAGGAGATGACCCGGGCCAGGGACAAGGCCCGTCACCGTGCCCTTGGAGGCGTATACTTCTTCGGGGAGCTCTTCAACTTGGGGCTCCTTGCGGACCAAGTCATCCACGGCTGCCTCATCAGCCTGCTGCCACATCGGGATGACCAGAGCATGGAATGTGTGGCCAAACTGCTAAGCACTGTTGGCAAGAGACTGGATGGGCCCAGTGCCAAG GCTCGAATCGACAAGTATATCGCTCAGCTGAAGGAGGTGGTTGCAGAAAAGCTAAAGGTAAAAGACGACAGTGAAGACAAGGCGAGACTGGAGAAGCGAGAACGAGAGTGGCTAGAGTTACAGAGGAGGACTGGCATGCTGAACAGAgacgaacaaataaaactggagagactggaaagggaagaggaaaagaagacacCGCCGTCACCTGCCATGGCTGAGGCCGAAGCTTCCGACAAGAAAGAGGATGAGCTGAGTGACCGGGTCAAATGTCTCGTCATGGACGTCGTCGAGTTGAGAGCG AGAAACTGGGTACAAAGCTGGGTCAAGGAGGAATTCAAGCCCACGACCATCAGCGACGTTCACCAGAAGGCCAGGGATGAGAAGGAGATGGCTCGTTACCTCAATTCCCTGTACCGACCGGCGCCCATGAACGGCCACGGGGGAGCCAGACCCAAAG aaCGACGACCGGCACAGAATGGTGGTGCAAACGGTTGGAACACAGTCAGGCCCACGAGGCAGACCATTGATCCCACACGTATGACATTCACCAAG ACCAATGTGGACGCCAGCAACGTGACCCTGGGGGTCACCAACAAGTTCCAGAACTGGTCCAAGGGCAGCCAGGGAGGCGGGTGCCGTTCCCAAGAGAAGAAGCCGTGCAGTCG CTCCTCCAACAGGTTCGATGCCCTGAACAGCCTGAGAGACAGCGACAGTCGCCGTGACGACAGACCCACGCCGCCTGCCGGGAGGGGGCGAGGCCAAGGGGACCGCCACTTCGACAGACGTGACGGCGATCGGGATCAGGACTACCGGAGAGCTCCGGCAAGGCCCCGCGGAGAAGACCGGGATCGCCGCGGAGAAAACAGAGATCGCCGCGGAGAAGACAGGTATCGGGATGACAGCCGGTTACCTCCGCCAAGGTTCCGCCGAGAAAACAGAGATCGCCGCGGAGAAGACAGGTATCGGGATGACGACCGGTTACCTCCGCCAAGGTTCCGCCGAGAAAACAGAGATCGCCGCGGAGAAGACACGGATCTGGATGACTTCCAGTTAGCTCCAAGGTCGGATCTGTATGACTCCCTTTTCACTCGAAGGTACAGCGGAGAAGACATGGATAGCCGCGGAGAAGACAGGAATCTGGATGACTTCCAGTTAGCTCCAAGGTCCCGCGAAGACAGGAATCTGGATGACTACCGGTTAGCTCCAAGGTCCCGCGGAGAAGACAGGAATCTGGATGACTACCGGTTAGCTACAAGGTCCTGCGGAGAAGACGGGGAACGAGCTATGGCCAACCAGAG GAGCATGCCAGGAGCAGCATCTATGACGTCCAGCCAACCCTTCCAAACCACCGGCCGTAGCAAGAGCGACTCAGGGGGGTTCTCCACAGAGAGCACCCGCGGAAGCATCGCGGTGGGCATGGAACCCATGAGGATGAGTCAGGACGAGCTGGATCGCAAGACCAGGACCATCGTGGCCGAGTTCGTCACAAACGGCAACTTCAAGGAGACCCAGGAGAGCATCGCCGAGCTGAAGAACGTGGACTACAGCTTGCTGATCATCGGCATGCTTGAGAAAGTAATGGATATGAAGGGGTCCGATTTCCTGCAGTTTGGGCAGTTGCTGCTGCAACTGGTAGGAGAGAGAATCATCACGAAGGAAGACCTCATCAAGGG GATTTGCGAGTACCTGTCCTTGGCAGAAGACCTGGAGCTGGACATGCCAAAGGTCTGGGACTACACTGTCGACGTTCTGTCGGCGTTCAGGACAAACCCGGACCTGGCCGGTGAGATCCTGACCGCCCTGATGGACATGCCGGGCATCGAAACCCTGCAGGGCAAAACGGGGATGAAGAAGATCATCCACACCCTCCATGAGATCGTCAAGACTTAA